Proteins found in one Amblyraja radiata isolate CabotCenter1 unplaced genomic scaffold, sAmbRad1.1.pri scaffold_522_ctg1, whole genome shotgun sequence genomic segment:
- the LOC116970094 gene encoding probable G-protein coupled receptor 83, whose protein sequence is HAFLKPSEVFRRNLDLSTFVLFYLLLLAVITVATVAVSKKQWLRKTIGAVTVTQAATQRRRKMGTIKMIVLLVVTFALCWFPLNVYTILLSGQRVQFNNTLYFAFHWVAVSSTCWNPFIYCWMDNRFHSDLMTLLAKCGGRRRRGGKILVLTAASGDGMQPGVRLEDKPGPSTENRSSYLGGRRGNNGEVSTV, encoded by the coding sequence CATGCTTTTCTGAAGCCTTCAGAAGTCTTCAGGAGGAACTTGGACCTGTCAACCTTCGTGCTGTTCTACCTCCTGTTGTTGGCAGTGATCACCGTAGCCACCGTCGCGGTGAGCAAGAAGCAGTGGCTGAGGAAAACCATTGGTGCCGTCACAGTGACCCAGGCCGCCACTCAACGCCGCAGGAAGATGGGGACCATCAAGATGATCGTGCTGCTGGTGGTGACCTTTGCCCTCTGTTGGTTCCCCCTCAACGTCTACACCATCCTGCTCTCCGGCCAACGCGTCCAATTCAACAACACCCTCTACTTTGCCTTCCACTGGGTGGCCGTGAGCAGCACCTGTTGGAACCCCTTCATCTACTGTTGGATGGACAACAGGTTCCACTCCGACCTCATGACCCTTCTGGCCAAGtgcggggggagaaggaggagaggaggcaaGATCCTGGTGCTCACCGCGGCCAGCGGAGACGGGATGCAGCCGGGGGTGAGATTGGAGGACAAGCCTGGCCCGTCCACGGAGAATAGGAGTTCCTACCTTGGTGGGCGCAGGGGTAACAATGGGGAGGTGAGTAcagtttag